The Caldilineales bacterium genome has a window encoding:
- a CDS encoding Uma2 family endonuclease encodes MAESILEPPTREMEAAVRVIARVKLEPAPIPAVSEAGTDGEAPDEVPEAFRDAFAGQENLPLYYLPVPDISHLITEDDTPVDNIFSEKQQRLLVAPLYSSWQSGRPFAAFANVGIYSAINRAVIVPDAFLSLDVKTPNDVWAKRNRCYLLWEYGKPPEIVIEIVSNKKGGENDVKMAEYARMGASFYAVFDPQKLIQSEPLIVYERRGEKFVRREDAQLGDTGLGLIIWEGAYEGVEQQWLRWCDATGAVIPTGKERANQERQLAEQERQRAEQERQRAERLAAQLRALNIEPEA; translated from the coding sequence ATGGCAGAATCGATTCTCGAACCACCAACCAGGGAGATGGAGGCTGCCGTGCGCGTGATCGCCCGGGTGAAGCTAGAGCCGGCGCCGATTCCGGCTGTCTCTGAGGCGGGTACTGATGGAGAGGCGCCAGACGAGGTGCCAGAGGCCTTTAGAGACGCCTTCGCAGGCCAGGAGAACTTGCCGCTTTATTACCTCCCTGTTCCCGACATCTCCCATCTGATTACAGAGGATGATACACCCGTGGACAATATCTTCTCGGAGAAACAGCAGCGCCTCCTGGTCGCACCCCTGTATTCCAGTTGGCAAAGCGGGCGCCCCTTCGCGGCCTTTGCCAATGTGGGCATCTACTCCGCCATCAATCGGGCCGTCATCGTCCCCGATGCTTTTCTGAGCCTGGATGTGAAAACGCCCAACGACGTGTGGGCCAAGCGAAATCGTTGTTACCTGCTTTGGGAATACGGGAAACCGCCCGAAATTGTGATCGAGATCGTCTCGAACAAAAAGGGGGGTGAGAACGATGTCAAAATGGCCGAGTACGCCCGCATGGGCGCCTCATTCTATGCGGTTTTCGACCCCCAAAAACTGATCCAGAGCGAACCACTGATTGTGTATGAGAGGCGTGGCGAGAAGTTCGTGCGCAGGGAAGATGCACAGCTCGGCGACACCGGCCTGGGGCTGATCATCTGGGAAGGCGCCTACGAAGGCGTGGAACAACAATGGCTGCGCTGGTGCGATGCGACCGGCGCCGTCATTCCCACCGGCAAAGAGCGCGCAAACCAGGAGCGGCAACTGGCCGAACAAGAACGGCAACGAGCTGAGCAGGAACGCCAGAGGGCCGAACGCCTGGCCGCTCAACTCCGGGCCTTGAACATCGAGCCTGAAGCCTAG
- a CDS encoding carboxypeptidase-like regulatory domain-containing protein translates to MPSLSLSDFPRPPEDNGRGVHWTVNVYPPDAATMQRWIEHLKALQIKWLKLLDDSGGSSAPLVRALIENGIMPVVRLYREHPNPGHLDGRGQVAVRTLIAAGARYIETNNEPDLPAEWEDNHRPANWLDIVVDNFIWDADFILGEGGLPAFPAMGPGNKSNGIERVVQKGRKDLFERGAWVAIHNYTLNHPLDYPSDPVNQSGQPLTAEEYEALKAWQYSHLTPEQAEQHGISREDYFKYQNWAWDGRTLEMVNELRAQSKNPGQTILQDANCFRAFEFFGQQIETALGFHVPVISTEGGPVVGWGDDRRYAKMNPATQAEMQMGIMRFMQDETPPWYFSCCTWLLASKPLGDFNPTWDQMSWTTHAWDQQFGLQGELPLVQMLRDTPALVRHELRQIVNPGAVEGLVSDRTGAPLPGLSLRLRQDEKNIAAVLTDIEGRYRLPAPPGRYDLIMDWVGAVAQDISLEAGDVDVIDLPGFDPAGAFSITAIVRQPSGQPQSGVNVALRRRGLSHATATSDAIGVVTFRPGVAGAYALAAAGGSAMVTVDPERPLATADLTVPAPAGQRYFLTTKRLLPRAESGNDSLFFGRVVDAAGRGLRNIELEMRWVNAAPGTTFPRARTGQNPFKPDPDGYYDFFHSQGEFMVQVVQGDFPGETADGLLTNISGREGEAITYEIDFQLRAESAPVPAQSLVTGRIAGGRAGQSVRLWNAQQHRDLVLDPTCQFRFSELPAGVYDLELAGVGVIRPDLTLDGSNQINLDFPLQGAIIGQIANPDPDQRRLSLISENYGFSRHAELTPDNWYRFSNLPAGVYRVEMGDAMLAGLVNDGLTPLQAPVLTIGTSPAPTNSLIRGSIRTPAGQPATALALNLRRGGQPVGIASTDNGGAFAFGGLAAGVYDLLTAEQTLAGGLRLDGSNTVELALTFGRQTPSGKPLWRYYLLAMASPHLTPTLVRLAGPWLATQPQGVVGFSLEEAARAETVVAIGDGAGDADLAWLQAAGVRIVDRRHDLLTLANLLAPASDLDRGVRP, encoded by the coding sequence ATGCCATCGCTGTCCCTTTCTGACTTCCCCCGCCCACCCGAAGACAACGGGCGCGGCGTGCACTGGACGGTCAACGTCTATCCGCCTGATGCGGCCACGATGCAGCGTTGGATCGAGCACCTGAAGGCCCTGCAGATCAAGTGGCTCAAGCTGCTGGACGATTCCGGCGGCTCGTCGGCGCCGTTGGTGCGGGCGCTGATCGAGAACGGCATCATGCCGGTCGTGCGCCTCTATCGTGAACACCCCAATCCCGGCCATCTCGACGGCCGCGGCCAGGTGGCCGTGCGCACGCTCATCGCCGCCGGCGCTCGCTACATCGAGACCAACAACGAACCGGACCTGCCCGCCGAGTGGGAGGACAACCACCGGCCCGCCAACTGGCTCGACATCGTCGTCGACAACTTCATCTGGGATGCCGATTTCATCCTGGGCGAAGGCGGCCTGCCGGCCTTCCCAGCCATGGGGCCTGGCAACAAGAGCAACGGCATCGAGCGGGTGGTGCAAAAGGGCCGCAAAGACCTCTTCGAGCGCGGAGCCTGGGTGGCCATCCACAACTACACCCTCAACCACCCCCTCGACTATCCCTCCGACCCGGTCAACCAAAGCGGCCAGCCGTTGACGGCAGAGGAATACGAGGCCCTGAAGGCATGGCAATACAGCCATCTCACGCCCGAACAGGCCGAACAGCACGGCATCAGCCGCGAAGACTACTTCAAGTATCAGAACTGGGCCTGGGATGGGCGCACGCTGGAGATGGTCAACGAACTGCGGGCGCAAAGCAAGAACCCTGGCCAGACGATCTTGCAGGATGCCAACTGCTTTCGCGCCTTCGAGTTCTTCGGTCAGCAGATCGAGACCGCGCTCGGCTTTCATGTGCCGGTGATCAGCACCGAAGGCGGGCCGGTGGTGGGCTGGGGCGATGACCGTCGCTACGCCAAGATGAACCCGGCCACGCAGGCCGAGATGCAGATGGGGATCATGCGCTTCATGCAGGATGAAACCCCGCCCTGGTATTTCAGCTGCTGCACCTGGCTGCTGGCCTCGAAACCGCTTGGCGACTTCAACCCCACCTGGGACCAGATGTCGTGGACCACCCATGCCTGGGATCAGCAGTTTGGGCTTCAGGGCGAGCTGCCGTTGGTGCAGATGCTGCGCGACACACCCGCCCTCGTCCGCCATGAACTGCGCCAGATCGTCAACCCTGGCGCAGTCGAAGGGCTGGTCTCCGACCGGACCGGCGCCCCGCTGCCTGGCCTGAGCCTGCGGCTGCGCCAGGACGAAAAGAACATCGCCGCCGTGCTGACCGACATCGAGGGCCGTTATCGTCTGCCGGCGCCGCCCGGCCGTTACGACCTGATCATGGATTGGGTTGGCGCCGTCGCCCAGGACATCAGCCTCGAGGCCGGGGACGTCGATGTCATCGACCTGCCCGGCTTCGACCCAGCCGGCGCCTTCAGCATCACCGCCATCGTCCGCCAGCCATCGGGCCAGCCGCAGTCGGGCGTGAATGTGGCCTTGCGACGGCGCGGCCTCAGCCACGCCACGGCCACCAGCGACGCCATCGGCGTCGTCACCTTCCGGCCTGGCGTGGCCGGCGCCTACGCCCTCGCAGCCGCAGGCGGCAGCGCCATGGTCACGGTCGATCCCGAGCGACCGCTCGCCACAGCCGACCTGACCGTACCTGCTCCGGCCGGCCAGCGCTACTTCCTGACCACCAAACGCCTGCTGCCCCGCGCCGAAAGCGGCAACGACAGCCTCTTCTTTGGCCGGGTGGTGGACGCAGCCGGTCGCGGCCTCAGAAACATCGAACTGGAGATGCGGTGGGTCAACGCCGCGCCGGGGACGACCTTCCCCCGCGCTCGCACCGGCCAGAATCCCTTCAAACCCGACCCCGATGGCTACTACGATTTCTTCCATTCGCAAGGCGAATTCATGGTGCAGGTCGTCCAGGGCGATTTTCCCGGCGAGACGGCGGATGGACTGCTCACCAACATCTCCGGCCGCGAGGGCGAGGCCATCACCTACGAGATCGACTTCCAGCTTCGGGCCGAATCGGCGCCGGTTCCGGCCCAGAGCCTGGTGACAGGTCGCATCGCTGGCGGTCGCGCCGGCCAATCGGTGAGGCTGTGGAATGCCCAACAACACCGCGACCTTGTCCTCGACCCCACCTGCCAATTCCGCTTCAGCGAATTGCCGGCGGGCGTCTATGACCTGGAGCTGGCCGGGGTAGGCGTCATCCGGCCCGACCTGACCCTGGATGGCAGCAATCAGATCAACCTCGACTTTCCCTTGCAGGGCGCCATCATCGGCCAGATCGCCAACCCGGACCCCGACCAACGCCGCCTCAGCCTCATCTCCGAGAACTACGGTTTCAGCCGCCACGCCGAACTGACGCCCGACAACTGGTATCGCTTCAGCAACCTGCCGGCGGGCGTTTACCGGGTGGAGATGGGCGATGCCATGCTGGCCGGGCTGGTGAACGACGGCCTGACCCCTCTGCAGGCGCCCGTGCTCACAATCGGGACCTCGCCGGCGCCCACCAACAGCCTCATTCGCGGCAGCATCCGCACCCCGGCCGGGCAGCCGGCAACGGCTCTGGCCCTGAATCTTCGACGCGGGGGGCAGCCGGTTGGAATAGCCAGCACAGATAACGGCGGGGCCTTTGCTTTTGGCGGTCTGGCGGCCGGCGTTTATGACCTGCTGACGGCGGAACAGACCCTGGCCGGCGGCCTGAGACTGGACGGCAGCAACACGGTCGAACTGGCGCTCACCTTCGGCAGGCAGACGCCCTCCGGCAAGCCGTTGTGGCGCTACTATCTGCTGGCGATGGCCTCCCCCCACCTGACGCCAACGCTCGTGCGCTTGGCCGGCCCCTGGCTGGCGACGCAGCCGCAGGGTGTGGTCGGTTTCAGCCTGGAGGAAGCGGCGCGGGCCGAGACCGTGGTCGCCATCGGCGATGGCGCCGGCGATGCCGACCTGGCCTGGCTGCAAGCGGCCGGTGTTCGAATCGTGGATCGGCGCCACGACCTCTTGACCCTTGCCAACTTGTTGGCGCCCGCCTCCGATCTCGATCGAGGAGTACGACCATGA
- a CDS encoding zinc ribbon domain-containing protein, with translation MPEQLANLIGVGLEWVVAVVGGLLVAFWVGLVIWTWRDIRTRSADIFAAILATLLVAIFNILGVLLYLLIRPRTTLAEQYDRALEEEALLREIETAKNCHKCGRPVESEWQFCPFCETELRQPCPQCSRLLDPEWKRCPHCGAYPHQQAPQPSFVPPPPVTMSLPRSEPAEAVG, from the coding sequence ATGCCTGAACAGCTTGCTAATCTTATCGGCGTCGGCCTGGAATGGGTCGTCGCCGTCGTCGGCGGCCTCCTGGTCGCCTTTTGGGTCGGTCTCGTCATCTGGACCTGGCGCGATATCCGCACCCGCTCGGCCGACATCTTTGCCGCCATCCTTGCCACCCTGCTGGTGGCCATCTTCAACATCCTCGGCGTTCTGCTCTACTTGCTGATCCGCCCGCGCACCACCCTGGCCGAGCAGTACGACCGGGCGCTGGAAGAAGAGGCCCTGCTACGCGAGATCGAAACCGCCAAGAACTGCCACAAGTGCGGCCGGCCGGTCGAAAGCGAGTGGCAGTTCTGCCCCTTCTGCGAGACCGAGCTTCGGCAGCCTTGTCCGCAATGCAGCCGTCTGCTCGACCCCGAATGGAAACGCTGCCCGCATTGCGGCGCTTATCCCCATCAGCAGGCTCCGCAGCCCAGCTTTGTCCCGCCGCCGCCGGTCACGATGTCGCTACCCAGGTCCGAGCCGGCCGAGGCCGTGGGCTAG
- a CDS encoding Ppx/GppA family phosphatase, translated as MPQRLGIVDLGSNTTRLVIYEYEPGRYFRLADEVREVVRLREGMGETNILRAAAIDRGLNALRMFHALCQALGVQDVTVVATSAVRDGGNRAAFLARAQAETGWKLRVLTGEEEGYYGALGAINSTGLQEGFVIDLGGGSLQVTEVREGLPGRCLSLPLGALRTTELFLGPDRVTAAKVAALEHHLAEQFAALDWFHARPGDDLAAIGGAIRNLAQIDQARRQLPLDTVQGYVLDAGSVHEIADQLWRLSLKRRTAVPGLNYDRADIIHAGALVYSALLRHSNFGALTVTRQGLREGVFYERFLEGQEQPIIPNLRQFSILSLARSFGYDNAHSHHVAHLALRLFDDLQVAHRLDPAYRQLLWAAGLLHDIGAAIDYQFHHLHSSYIILAHDLPGYSPRELALIALLCRYHRSKGAPKAGELAPLLAMPADENALVALAGMLRLAEYFERGRHQVIRDLRCHLDLAHGWLQIEALADGNAAMELWDAGRNTDVLAQALGLAIELVEGIWIGEPA; from the coding sequence ATGCCCCAACGTCTTGGCATCGTCGATCTCGGCTCCAACACCACGCGCCTGGTGATCTATGAATACGAACCGGGGCGCTACTTCCGGCTGGCCGACGAGGTGCGCGAGGTGGTGCGGCTGCGCGAGGGCATGGGCGAGACCAACATCCTGCGCGCCGCTGCCATCGACCGCGGCTTGAACGCCCTACGCATGTTCCACGCCCTTTGCCAGGCGCTGGGGGTGCAGGATGTGACGGTGGTGGCCACCAGCGCCGTGCGCGATGGCGGCAACCGGGCTGCGTTTCTGGCCCGCGCCCAGGCCGAAACCGGGTGGAAGTTGCGCGTCCTCACGGGCGAGGAAGAGGGCTACTACGGCGCACTCGGCGCCATCAACTCCACCGGTCTACAAGAAGGGTTCGTCATCGACCTGGGCGGCGGCAGCCTGCAAGTGACCGAAGTGCGAGAGGGCCTGCCGGGGCGCTGCCTCAGCCTGCCGTTGGGGGCTTTGCGCACGACCGAGCTATTCCTTGGCCCCGACCGGGTGACGGCGGCCAAAGTCGCGGCCCTGGAACACCATCTGGCCGAACAATTCGCCGCCCTCGATTGGTTCCATGCCCGGCCCGGCGATGATCTGGCGGCCATCGGCGGCGCCATCCGCAACCTGGCCCAAATCGATCAGGCCCGCCGGCAGCTGCCGCTGGACACCGTGCAGGGCTATGTGCTGGATGCCGGCTCCGTCCACGAGATCGCCGACCAGTTGTGGCGGCTTTCGCTCAAGCGGCGCACGGCCGTGCCTGGGCTGAACTACGACCGCGCCGACATCATCCATGCCGGCGCTCTGGTCTACAGCGCCCTCTTGCGGCACAGCAACTTCGGCGCCCTGACCGTGACGCGCCAGGGGCTGCGCGAGGGGGTGTTCTACGAGCGCTTCCTCGAGGGTCAGGAACAGCCGATCATCCCCAACCTGCGCCAGTTCAGCATCCTCAGTCTGGCCCGCAGCTTTGGTTATGACAACGCGCACAGCCACCATGTCGCCCACCTTGCCCTGCGCTTGTTCGATGACCTGCAAGTCGCGCACCGGCTTGACCCGGCCTATCGCCAACTGCTCTGGGCCGCCGGACTGTTGCACGACATCGGCGCCGCCATCGATTATCAATTCCACCACCTGCACTCCAGCTACATCATCCTTGCCCACGATCTACCCGGCTACTCCCCGCGCGAGCTGGCCCTGATTGCCCTCCTCTGTCGCTACCATCGCAGCAAAGGCGCGCCCAAGGCCGGCGAACTGGCTCCCCTTCTGGCCATGCCTGCCGACGAAAACGCCCTCGTCGCCCTGGCCGGGATGCTGCGGCTGGCCGAGTATTTCGAGCGCGGCCGGCATCAGGTCATCCGCGACCTGCGCTGCCATCTCGACCTGGCCCACGGCTGGTTGCAGATCGAAGCCCTGGCCGACGGCAACGCCGCCATGGAGCTGTGGGATGCCGGGCGCAACACCGATGTTCTCGCCCAGGCGCTGGGGCTGGCGATCGAGTTGGTGGAAGGGATCTGGATAGGGGAGCCGGCCTGA